The following coding sequences are from one Candidatus Krumholzibacteriia bacterium window:
- the bshB1 gene encoding bacillithiol biosynthesis deacetylase BshB1, translating to MNRSRTCDALFLSPHPDDVELFCGATVAVLAAAGHEVLIADLTGGELASNGTAEERRACSLSAAADLGASDRRPVLGLPDGGIDPHDDAQLDALIDLVREHRPRWLFAPWIDDRHPDHEAAGALARRAHFFAGVGRRAPDRGPAHRSERLLFYPCHHEAPTHVAFDVGAGMEAWRRAVGRYESQFRRTPDTTATPINAPGFLAAHEGRRARLGQRVGVEFAEGFVVEDPWLAPAEVPTRGDRP from the coding sequence ATGAACCGGTCGAGGACCTGCGATGCACTGTTCCTCTCGCCGCATCCCGACGACGTCGAGTTGTTCTGCGGAGCCACCGTCGCCGTGCTGGCCGCCGCCGGACACGAGGTCCTGATCGCCGACCTCACGGGCGGGGAACTGGCCAGCAACGGCACAGCCGAGGAGCGCCGCGCATGCAGTCTGAGTGCCGCGGCGGACCTGGGCGCCTCGGACCGGAGACCGGTGCTCGGTCTCCCCGACGGCGGGATCGACCCCCACGACGACGCGCAACTCGACGCGCTGATCGATCTCGTGCGGGAACACCGACCACGTTGGCTGTTCGCACCGTGGATCGACGACCGTCATCCCGATCACGAGGCGGCGGGTGCGCTGGCGCGGCGCGCCCACTTCTTCGCCGGTGTGGGGCGGCGAGCCCCCGATCGCGGGCCGGCCCACCGCAGTGAGCGCCTGCTGTTCTATCCATGCCACCACGAAGCTCCCACGCACGTGGCCTTCGACGTCGGAGCCGGCATGGAGGCCTGGCGCCGCGCGGTCGGCCGTTACGAATCACAGTTCCGACGTACGCCGGACACCACCGCCACGCCGATCAACGCGCCTGGCTTCCTGGCCGCCCACGAGGGTCGCCGAGCCCGGCTCGGCCAGCGGGTCGGGGTCGAGTTCGCAGAGGGATTCGTGGTGGAGGATCCATGGTTGGCGCCGGCGGAAGTACCCACACGAGGAGATCGACCATGA